GGTCCAGAATGACATACATGGAGTAGTCCAGATACGCCTTCTCGGTATATGCCTTAAGGGGTAAACGCTCGAACCCGCCGCTGTCGAACGAGCTGTTATCAGTCGTGCTATCTGTCATAAGCCCCTTCACTGCCCAATCATTGCAAACCGGGCCATTGTATAGTGACCACTGTGGATTTGAACAGGCTTTTACCGCCTTGCTCCTGCAATCCGCTCAGATCGCCGGCTGCCGGTTTCTTCGGAGAAGCCTCTTCAGAACAACATTTTCAGAAAAGCAAAGGGCACCCGATGGATGCCCTTTGTTAACCCGGCCAGGATACGGTTTACTCAGTCACGTGGCGCGTAGGCAAAGACATCAGAAAATATCTGTGCCTTGTGCAAACCTTCCAGAGTAAATGCATCAAAGGCTGCATAGACCATGCCCGGTGAGCCACAGGCCCACACCAGTGCACGCGACAGGTCATGCTTGTCAGCCAGTACGGCTTCATGCACCAGACCTGTCCGGCCCTGCCAGTCATCGCTGTCCAGACCATCGCTGACCACGGGAATAAAGTGCACATTAGCATGCTGACTGGCCCACAGTTCAGGCAGACCGCTCCAGTACAGATCAGCCGCTTCACGTGCTCCCCAATAGATGTAGATGGGGTTGGGTACCGCTTCTGCCAGCGCTGTCTCGACCAGCGACTTGGCTTGTGAGAAGCCGGTTGAGGCCGCGAGCATGATCAGTGGAATATCGGCGTCCAGCGGTGCCTGCCAGACAGCATCTCCCGCTGCCACATGAAGGGTTATGCTGCCACCTTCCTGCATGCGCTCGACAACTCGCCCAGACAGGCCATTGCCTGCCATCACACGCACATGCAGCTCCAGCTGAGGCCAGTTAACGGGGCTGCTGGCCAGCGAAAAGGCAGGCTTTTCGCCGCTTTCCAGCTCCAGCAATACATACTGACCGGCCTGATAGGGGCACGCTACATCGGGTGCCTGCAAACGCACGCGAAACACATCATCGCTCATGGCGTCTACACAGACGATCTGGCACTCCAGCTTTATCACTCTCAATTCCTCTGACTCTTTCGCCCCTCGGTCACGGCCAACGGGGTAGTGTGCTTCTGGTGTGCAGTCGCATCCGCTCATTTTTCCCTTGGACTGGCGGCATGTCGCTGCTAACAAGTGGCATGATTCTACACAGCCAGCGAGCCTGTGCAGAGATCATGCAAGCAAATACATGGTGCAGGCTATGTTAAATCGATACCCAGTTCCTGCCAGATATCGTCCACCCGCTGCTTGACGGCGTCGTCCATCCTGATCGGCTCGCCCCATTCACGCTGAGTTTCCCCCGGCCATTTGTTGGTCGCGTCCATCCCCATCTTCGACCCAAGCCCCGATACCGGCGAGGCAAAGTCGAGATAATCAATCGGGGTATTTTCAATCAGCACGGTGTCCCGGGCTGGGTCCATACGGGTAGTAATCGCCCAGATGACGTCCTTCCAGTCACGGGTATTGACGTCTTCATCGACCACGATAACAAACTTGGTATACATGAACTGTCGCAGGAACGACCACACGCCCAGCATGACCCGCTTGGCATGGCCGGGATACTGCTTCTTCATGCTGACCACGGCCAGCCGGTAGGAACAGCCTTCTGGCGGCAAGTAGAAGTCGACGATTTCAGGGAACTGGCGCTGCAGGATGGGGACAAATACTTCATTCAGCGCCACCCCCAACACAGCGGGTTCATCTGGCGGACGGCCAGTGTAGGTACTGTGATAGATGGGTTTCTTGCGATGGGTGATGCGTTCTACAGTAAAGACCGGGAAGCGATCTACCTCGTTGTAATAGCCGGTATGGTCGCCAAACGGACCCTCATCAGCCATTTCGCCGGGCTCGATATAGCCTTCCAGCACAAACTCCGCACTGGCAGGCACACTCAGATCATTGCCGATACACTTCACTACCTCTGTCTTGCTACCGCGCAGCAAGCCAGCAAAGGCATATTCAGACAGCGTATCCGGTACCGGTGTCACCGCTCCCAGAATAGTGGCAGGATCAGCCCCCAGAGCCACCGCTACCGGGAATCGCTCGCCGGGATGAGCCTGACACCATTCGCGGAAATCCAGTGCGCCACCTCGGTGAGCCAGCCAGCGCATGATCAGCTTGTTACGACCGATCAGCTGCTGCCGGTAGATACCAAGGTTCTGTCGCTCCTTGGCCGGGCCACGAGTAATAACCAGCGGCCAGGTGACCAGCGGCGCCGCATCCCCCGGCCAGCAGGTCTGGATGGGCAGCTTGTGCAAATCAACGGCATCCCCTTCCAGCACCACCTCCTGACAGGGGGCGGAGCGCACAACCTTGGGCCCCATATTGAGGACCTGCTTGAATATTGGCAGTTTTTCCCAGGCATCCCTGAAGCCTTTGGGTGGCTCGGGCTCTTTAAGGAAGGCCAGCAGCTTGCCCACCTCACGCAGCGCTTCCACATTCTCGGCCCCCATTCCCAAGGCCACGCGCTCGGGCGTACCGAACAGGTTGGCCAGTACCGGGATGTCAAAACCCTTGGGATTCTCGAACAGCAATGCCGGGCCACCGGCACGTAATGTGCGGTCGCAGATTTCGGTCATTTCCAGATAGGGGTCAACTTCGACCTTGATGCGCTTGAGCTGTCCGCGTGCTTCCAGCTCACGGATGAAATCGCGCAAGTCCTGATATTTCATGGGGTGACAGTGTCCTGGTTGCTACGTGATGGGTTCACATAAGCGAAAGGGTAAGCAGTGCTTACCCTCTCTGTATACGCCTGTCGACGCATTGGTACCTGTTGCTTTCGCTGTCCGGCAGATCAGTTCCGCTTCATGGACAGGAAGAACTCATCATTCGTTTTGAAGTCCTTCAGCTTGTCGAGCACAAACTCGATAGCGGCAGCGTCTTCCATCGGATCCAGCAGCTTGCGCAGAATCCACATGCGTTGCAGCTCTTCATCGCTGGTCAGCAGGTCTTCACGGCGAGTACCGGAACGACGGATGTTAATAGCCGGGAAGGTACGCTTCTCAGCAATACGACGATCCAGATGGATTTCCGCGTTACCCGTACCTTTGAACTCTTCAAAGATAACGTCGTCCATCTTAGAGCCAGTATCCACCAGCGCGGTTGCGATGATGGTCAGACTACCTCCCTCTTCGATGTTACGGGCAGCACCAAAGAAGCGCTTGGGTTTTTCCAGAGCATGGGCATCCACACCACCAGTCAGTACCTTACCTGAGGAAGGAATAACGGTGTTGTAGGCACGGGCCAGACGCGTGATGGAGTCCAGCAGGATGACAACATCCTTCTTGTGCTCAACCAGACGTTTGGCTTTTTCGATAACCATCTCTGCGACCTGAACGTGACGCGCAGGAGGTTCGTCGAAAGTCGACGCGACCACTTCACCGCGCACGGTACGCTGCATCTCGGTCACCTCTTCAGGACGCTCATCGATCAGCAGAACGATCAGGTAACATTCAGGGTTATTGCGCGAGATGGAGTTGGCGATGGTCTGCAGCATCAGTGTCTTACCCGCTTTGGGAGGTGACACGATCAGAGCACGCTGGCCTTTACCGATGGGGCAGATCAGATCAATTACACGGGAGGTCAGGTCTTCTGTGCTGCCGTTACCCTGCTCAAGCAGCAAACGCTCATTGGGGAACAGGGGAGTAAGGTTTTCAAACAGGACTTTGTTCTTGGAGGCTTCAGGGCGGTCATAGTTGATTTCGCTGACCTTGAGGAGGGCGAAATAGCGCTCGCCATCCTTGGGTGGGCGAATCTTGCCAGAGATACTGTCACCCTTGCGCAGGTTGAATCTGCGGATCTGGCTGGGCGAGACGTAGATGTCGTCTGGGCCTGCCAGGTAGGAACTGTCGGCAGAGCGGAGGAAACCAAAGCCATCCTGGAGGATTTCCAGAACGCCATCACCGTAGATGTCTTCGCCACTCTTGGCGTGCGACTTGAGGATGGCAAAAATCACATCCTGCTTACGGGAACGGGCCATGTTTTCCAAGCCCATCTGGTTGGCGATTTCCAGCAGTTCTTGAACAGGTTTTTGTTTGAGCTCGGTTAGATTCATAACTTGCAGTCAGAGACGCGAATGGTCGCAGTTAAATAACGGACGGGATCGCCATGCAGCCTACGAATAACGAGTAGCTTAGGCCTTCCGGAAACGAGATCGTGGTCAAATGACTGGTGAAAAGCAAAGTCTTAGATGACTGAGAAGACGCCGGAGAAACCAAGGCGAGGTTAAAAGAACGAGTTTCTCGATAAGTATGTGTAGCTAGTAACGGAGATCAGTACTGGTGCCGAGTAAAGGAACATATCGACGACTGATGTCCAGACTGGTTGAGCGATAATAGGTAAAAAATAACAGGCTGTCTATTCAATGAGCGCTTATTTCCGCGCTAATTTCTGCCCGATGTTGATATATGGCAGGGAATCCGGGCTACATCACAAAGAACAAGGGTTCTGCGCAGACAGAACCCTTGTAACACTTGAGCTATTACAGGTTAGCGTCAAGGAAAGCGCTCAGCTGGGACTTGGACAGTGCGCCAACTTTGGTAGCTTCGACGTTGCCATCCTTGAAAATCATCAGAGTAGGAATGCCACGAATACCGAACTTGGGCGCGGTATCGGGGTTTTCATCAATGTTCAGTTTGCACACTTTCAGGCGGTCACCGTACTCCTTGGCCACTTCTGCCAGTACAGGAGCGATCATTTTGCAGGGTCCGCACCACTCAGCCCAGTAGTCAACCAGCACAGGACCAGCGGCCTTCAGCACTTCTTCTTCGAAGGATGCATCAGAAACGTTAACAATCTCGCTCATGAATCTTGTCTCCAGATGGATGGACTTAGCAAAGGCGACTGGTCAACATCTTAGCATCGACAACAAAGAGGTCAAAAGCATGATATGGGACGACCAGAAGATAATTTTTGCTTGGGTTTAAAGGCTATTCTGCTACTCTACGACTCATTCAGGAGCCTGTCTGAAAGGCAGCAGTTCTCATGCCTCTACAATCAGTGACTCCTTAAATATGGCCTGCCCAAGCTATTTCAAGGGAAACGATGGTAGTTGATACGCTTTTTTCTCAAGACACCACTGATTCACCTCTCGTCGCCGCAATCGATCTAGGCTCCAACAGTTTTCACATGGTATTGGCCCGCCTGGTGCAGGATGACATCCAGATCGTCGACAAGATGGGTGAAAAGGTGCAGCTTGCTGCTGGCCTGGATGATCAGGACCACCTGTCAGAAGAGGCCATACAACGTGGTCTGGAGTGCATGACACGCTTTGCCCAGCGCATTGCTGGTATGCCCAAGACGGCGGTCAAGATTGTTGGCACCAATGCCCTGCGTGCAGCCCGCAACCGTGAAGAATTCATCCTGCGTGCTGAAGAAGTCATGCAGCACCCCATCGAAGTCATTGCCGGTCGTGAGGAAGCACGCCTGATTTATCTCGGCGCAGCCCATGCGCTGGCCGATGACAAAGGCCGTCGTCTGGTCATCGACATTGGTGGCGGCTCGACCGAGTTCATCATCGGTGAACATTTTGAACCGATGCATCTTGAAAGCCTGCATATGGGCTGTGTTTCCTATAACCAGCGCTTTTTCGCCGATGGCGTCATTTCCGACAAAGCCTTCCGTCGTGCCGTGTCAGCTGCTCAGCGTGAGCTGATGACCATCCGCAACCAGTTCCGTCGGGTTGGCTGGAACAGCGTGATTGGCTCCTCCGGCACCATCAAATCCATTGAAGCCATCTCTGTTGCGCAAGGCTGGACCACCGAGGGCATTACCCCCGAGGCACTGCAAAAGCTGCGCAAAAAGGTGATGACCTGCAAGCATATCAGCGAGCTGAAGTTCGAAGGTCTCAAACCTGACCGCCAGCATTTGCTGCCGGCAGGTCTGGCCATACTGTGGGCCACCTTCTTCAGCCTCGATATTACAGTGATGCGCAAGTCTGATGGCGCCCTGCGTGAAGGCCTGCTGTATGACATGCTCGGCCGTATGCACCATGAGGATATCCGTGAGCAGACCGTTGATGTGCAGATGCGCCGCTATCATGTGGACCGCCGTCAGGCAGCACGCGTGGAAAACTCAGCCCTGATCGCGCTGGCACAGGTGAAACAACACTGGAAGCTGCTGGACGAAGAAGAGTTCCACAGTCTGCTGAGCTGGGCCGCCCGGGTCCACGAGATGGGACTGGCCATTGCCCACTCCAACTTCCACAAGCATGGTGCCTATATTCTGGAAAATGCCGATCTGGCGGGCTTTACCAAACAGGAACAAATGGCGCTGGCCAGTCTGGTGCGCTGCCATCGCCGCAAGATCAGCAAGAGCGTATTCGAGTCGCTACCGGGCAACTACCGTGAGGCCTGCTTCAAACTCTGTCTGCTGCTGCGGCTGTCAGTGCTGCTGCATCGTAATCGCAACAAACAGCGTCAGCCTGCGTTCACGCTCAGTGTCGATGGCAACAAGGTAACCGTGTCCTTCCCGGTAGGCTGGTTAGACAGCCGCCCGCTTACCCGTGACGAACTGACCGAAGAAGCCAGCTACTGGCGTGACGCAGGTATGGTGCTGGAGATCGCCTGAAGCGCGACGCCTCGCTCCTCTGAATGGTGATGCTCGCATGTGCGAACGTCACCACCTTCCCTTTATCAGCCCGTCAGACTGAATCAGTTTTTGCTCTGAGCTTCGCGTTTCTGTTGCTCAAGCTGTTCCCACACCGGGTTGCCCCACAAGGGAACGGCCGACAGCGAGTGCTTGGGGCTGCCATTGCTTTCCTTGGTGGAATAGCTGACATAGAGCAGTGTCCGGTTAGTCTCATCATAGATGCGCCGCACCTTCAGACTTTTGAACAGCACACTTTTCGATGTCGAGAAAATCACCTCACCACTCTTTGAACGATCGATGCCCTGTAGCATCTGCAGCGTGATCGGCCCGGTCTGACGACAGGCGATGGACATATCCGATGGATCAGCCAGATCCAGATCGGCCTTGATGTGGCTGATATAGCAGGTCACACCTTCGATTTTGGGATCAGACAGCATTTCCAGCTTGATGTCCTTGGTCGTGAACAGCCCGAGGCTGACATCGCCCACCTCGTTCTTATCCGAGCAGCCTCCCAGCGCCATTACGGCTGTCAGCATGACCGTCGACAGTTGCCATGATTTCACCTGAACTCTCCCTTCCAAGACCTTCTGGTCGTCTGCATGCGGCACGATACGCCAGCACAGACGGCATAACAGCCACCGACCTTATCACACACGCCACACATCGCCGGCATCAACAGGCATAAAAAAGCCGGTGCCCTGAGGCACCGGCTTACTTAGGTAAAAGACTGGCAGCAATAATCAGTTAGCAGCGGCAGCCAGACGTTCCAGCAGGATCTGCTGGGCGGAAATGGGTTCTTCGCCTTCCTGCATCTGCACTCTCACATAGGAACCATCCTGTTGCAGCTCCCATGCCTGAGTATTGTCTTCCAGATACAGGTCCAGGTCTTTCTTCACACGCGGAGCAACACGCAATGGCTCCATGGGGAAACAGGTTTCCACACGGTAGAGCATATTGCGCTCCATCCAGTCTGCACTGGCAGCATAGATTTCCGACGCGCCGTCATTGAGGAAGTAGCACACCCGGCTGTGCTCGAGGAAGCGACCGATGATAGAACGCACTCGGATATTCTCTGACACCCCAGGCACACCAGGGCGCAATGAGCACATACCACGCACGATCAGATCGATTTTCACCCCGGCCTGCGAAGCACGATAGAGGGTACGAATCAAACGCGGCTCGGTCATGGAGTTGACCTTGATGATGATATGCGCATCTTTGCCGGCTTGTGCATGGCGCATTTCCCGCAGAATGAACTCCACCATCTTGGGATGCAGCGAGAACGGTGCGTTCAGCACCTTGCTCAGACGCAGAATTTTGCCCATGCCGGTCAGCTGCTGGAAGATTTTGTGCACATCTTCACCGACTTCCTGATCGGCCGTCAGCAGACTGTAGTCGGTGTACACACGGGCGGTGCCCTGGTGATAGTTACCGGTGCCAAGATGCACATAACGGCGCAGCTCGTTATCTTCCTGACGGACAATCATCATGATCTTGGCGTGCGTCTTGTAGCCCACCACGCCATACACCACAACCACACCGGCTTCCTGCAACAGGCTGGCGAGCTTGAGGTTGTTCTCCTCATCGAAGCGGGCACGGATCTCGATAACAGCGGTCACTTCCTTACCGTTACGTGCTGCTTCAATCAGCGCCGCGACGATTTCCGAATTATTCCCTGTGCGGTACAGGGTCTGCTTGACTGCCAGCACCTTGGGATCACGGGCGGCTTCACGCAGCAGATCAACTACAGGAGTAAAGGACTCAAAGGGATGCTGCAGCAGCAGGTCACGCTGGCGCAGGGTCTCAAACATGGATTTGCGATCACGCAGACGCTTGGGCAGACCGGGTGAGAATGAGGCGTAGCTCAGCTCAGAACGGTTCACCAGCTCACGTACCGCACCCATACGGGTCAGGTTGACCGGGCCATTGACCTTGTACAGCTCGGTTTCACCCAGACCAAACTCTTTAAGCAGGAAAGCAATCATGTCTTCAGGGCAATTATCCGCCACTTCCAGACGTACCGCCTGACCAAACTGGCGATGCTGCAACTCCCCTTTCAGGGCACGGGCCAGATCGTCGACTTCTTCCGAGTCAAAATCGAGGTCCGCGTTACGGGTCAGACGGAACTGATAGCAACCCAGCACTTCCATGCCGGGGAACAGCTCGTCAGCAAAGGCGTGAATCACCGATGACAGGAACACCAGATTGTCACCACCACGACAGAGTTCATCGGGCAGACGAATCAGGCGCGGCATGGAGCGCGGAGCAGGAATAATGGCCATGCCTGAATCACGACCGAAAGCATCCTTCCCTTCCAGTGCTACGATAAAGTTCAGGCTCTTGTTGACCAGACGTGGGAAGGGGTGCGCCGGATCCAGCCCGATGGGCGTCATGACCGGCATCAGCGTATTGAAGAAATATTCGCGGATCCATTCACGCTGCGCCTTGGTCCATTCACGGCGGCGCAGAAAACGAATATTTTCCGTCTGCAACTGCGGGATCAGCGTGTCATTGAGGATTTCATACTGACGCTTGGTCTGCTCATGGCACATTTCACGAATGCGACGCAGGACTTCGTGTGGCTGCAGGCCGTCGGGGCCGACCTTTTCACGGCCAAAGCGTACCTGACGCTGCAGCTCAGCTACCTTGATTTCAAAGAACTCATCCAGGTTGCTGGAGAAGATCAGCAGGAACTGCAAACGCTCAAGCAGCGGGTAGCGCTCGTCCAGAGCCTGCTCCAGCACACGAATGTTGAAGTGCAGATGGCTGAGGTGGCGGTTGATATACAGCTCGGGTGAAGACAGATCAATGCTGGGCACCGGCTCTTCAACCACTTCCTCCACCACGGTGTCGTTTTCCGGCTCAACTGCAGGCTGGGTTTCCAGTTCAGCAGTAGGCTCTTCAACTGCCGCGGGCACCTGCTCCGCTACCATTTCCTGTGCGACCGTGTTCATAGCGCTCCTCACTTAAACTCTTATCGTTGACAGCAGCCCGGCCTCCCGTAGCCAGGCTTTCTGCGTCAGTTGTTAATCAGCTGCGCCGCGCGCTTGGCAAAGTAGGTCAGGATGCCATCCGCGCCTGCTCGCTTCATCCCTACCAGCGCTTCCATCAGGCAAGCATCAGCGTCGATCCAGCCATTCTGACCGGCGGCCATGTGCATGGCGTACTCGCCGGACACCTGATAGACAAAGGTGGGCACACCAAACTCATCCTTCACGCGGCGCACGATATCCAGATAGGGCATGCCGGGTTTGACCATCACCATGTCAGCGCCTTCCGCCAGATCCAGTGCCACTTCATGCAGCGCTTCGTCGGAGTTGGCAGGGTCCATCTGGAAGGTAAATTTGTTGCCTTTGCCGAGGTTGGCAGCCGAGCCCACTGCATCGCGGAAGGGGCCGTAGTAGGCTGAGGCATACTTGGCGGAATAGGCCATGATGCGGGTGTTGATGTGGCCGTTTTCTTCCAGCTCATCACGGATACCGCCGATACGTCCGTCCATCATGTCGGAAGGTGCCACGATGTCAGCACCTGCTTCGGCATGGGACAGCGCCTGACGAATCAGCGTATCGACGGTACGGTCATTCAGAACATAGCCGCTGGCGTCGATGATGCCGTCCAGACCATGGGTGGTGAACGGGTCCAGCGCCACATCAGTAATGATGCCCAGCTCAGGGCAGGCGTCCTTGATGGCGCGGGTGGCACGCTGAGCCAGCCCGTCAGGGTTGTAGGACTCTTCGGCCAGCTCGCTTTTCAGATGAGCAGGGGTGACCGGAAACAGTGCCATGGCCGGAACACCCAGACTGACCAGTTCTTTGGCTTCACGCACCAGCAGATCGATACTCATCCGTTCAACGCCGGGCATGGAGGCCACCGGCTCACGCTGGTTGTCACCATCAAGGATAAATACCGGGTAGATCAGATCGTTGGTAGTCAGCACGTTCTCGCGCACCAGTCGGCGGGAAAAATCATCCGCTCGATTACGGCGCATACGGGTTTCCGGATAAAAACGCTGGCTGGAATTAAAACGCACTTGAGGCCTCCTACACGCACGGGCTCTATTCTTTGACAAAATTATGACAGCAGCATGACATGGCCCGGCAAGAATACGCCTGAGGCCGCCAGTTGCAAGGATAGTTCATCCTCGCCACGGGTCATGAAACCGGGTGAATACCGTCATTGCGGCTGGCGACTGGTCACAACAGCGCCAAGCCACCCATTAACCGCCACTGTTCACATAGCGCAGTCAGCTTGCCGTGCCTGCCGGTTCCAGATCATTGCCGTAAAGTGATGCCGAATTGTAGACCCTTGCCCGGTGCTTCCCTATGACAAGAAACATATTGGCGCGAATTAGCAGGACTAATACGCCACAGCACAACGGATATACGCAAAGAGGGTTGATCGGCCACAGAGTCCGCCTCTATAAAAGAAACAAGACCAGTCCCTGAACGTGTTCACGATTGCCCAAGCCAGAGTCAGACAAGGCGAAACAAGCTGATCGTGACAGCGTTCTTATATGCCGACTACTGAGAGCACCATGACCGTAGCCTCTTCTTCTGTCCCCGTCGCCACCCTGCGTGACACCATACTGCCGGCGTTGAATCAGATCATTCTTGGCAAGGAGATGACACTCAAGCTGGCCGCTACCTGCCTGCTGGCGAATGGCCATCTGCTACTGGAAGACTTGCCGGGGATGGGCAAGACCACCCTCTCTCATGCCCTGGCCAAGGTATTCGGGCTCAGTTATCGCCGTATCCAGTTCACCAGCGATCTGCTTCCTGCCGACATATTGGGCGCCTCGGTCTATCACCCTGAGCAACAGCATTTTCGCTTTCATCCCGGCCCCATCTTCAGTCAGGTGGTCCTGGCCGATGAGCTCAACCGGGCGACGCCCAAGGCACAGAGTGCGCTGCTGGAGGCCATGGAGGAATATCAGGTCAGCATCGAAGGCGAAAGCTGGCCACTGCCACAGCCCTTCTTCGTTATCGCCACCCAGAACCCCCAGCACCATGCCGGCACCTACCCCCTGCCCGAGTCTCAGCTGGATCGCTTTCTGATGCGCCTGTCACTGGGTTATCCCGATCCGGCGGCAGAACGGCGTCTGCTGCGTGGAGACTCTGGCCGCGAAGCGCTGCACAGCCTGCAGGCCGCACTGACAGCCGAACATTTGCAGCGTCTGCAACAGGATGTCCAGCACGTGATTGTCAGTGAAGGACTGCTGGACTACGTCCTGCGTCTGGTCAGCCACACCCGCCAGCATGAACAGATTGAACTGGGCCTGTCACCCCGCGCGGCTCAGGCACTGTTGCGGGCCAGCCGTAGCTGGGCACTGCTGAGCGGACGCGACTATGTACTGCCCGATGACGTGCAGGCGGTATTCATCGCGGTGGCCGGACATCGTCTGCACGGCACGGGGGATCAGCCCGGTGCCCATCTGGCCCACCTATGCCTGCAACAGGTACAGGTGGTCGCCTGATGCGCTCCTGGCTGCAGAATCCACCGACCCTGCTCCTCAGCTGGCGCCGCTACTGGCAGGACTGGAGCCGTCAGCGGCTGGCCAGCCATGACCGCGTGCGGCTCGATCAGCGCCGCATCTTCATTCTGCCCAGCCGCAGCGGGCTGGGTTTTATCGCGCTGCTGGTGCTGCTGCTATTGCTGGCGATCAACTTCCAGAATGCGCTGATCTATGGTCTGTGCTTCTGGCTGGCGACCATCATGCTGCTCCTGACCTTGCACACCTACCGTGGGCTGCATGGTTTGCAGGTACATACCTTGCCCGGCCAGCCCTGCTTTGCCGGGGAAACGGCGCTGTTCCGTCTGCATCTGCAGCGGGAAGCGAAGCAGAGTGGCTGTGTACTGGTGCTATCCTGGCCCGGTGGACCGGCGATCAGTGTCGATTTGCTCAACCATGCCAGCCAGAGCGTCGATCTGCCCTACCCGGCAGCCCAACGCGGCTGGCTGCGTCCACCACGGCTCACCCTGCAGACCACCTATCCCGGCGGCTTGATTCGAGCCTGGACCTACCTGATCTTCGACTGGCAGGCACTGGTCTACCCGGCTCCGCTGGCGGTGCCGCCCGCCCTCAGCAGTGACAGTGAAAGCGAACACAGCGACAGCCAGCCACTCAGTGCCGGCGGTCAGGATTTCCATGGTTTGCGCAGCTATCAGGCTGGCGACAGTCTGCGCCGCATCCACTGGCCAGCCTACGCTCGCAGCGGCCGCCTCTACAGCCGCACCTTCAGCCAGAGTCTGCGCCAGCATGACTGGCTGGACTGGCAGGCTATGCCCGGCCCCGGCAGCGAAGCCCGATTGTCACAACTGTGCAGTGAAATCCTGCGGATGGAACAGCTTCACCAGTCTTACGGGCTGCGCCTGCCCAATCAGCAATTTGCGCCGCGGCACGGCACAGCCCATCAGGCAACCTGTTTAAAAGCGCTGGCCCTGTACGGACTGGAGGAACCCCGATGAACAGCGGTGGACTGCTGCAACGCCCGCAGCTGTATAGCCTCAGCCTGATGCAACTGGCGGTGATGCTGAGCCTCGCTCCCCATCTGCCGTTGTGGCTGCTGGGAATTCTGCTGAGCTGTGCCGGCTGGCGCCTGTCACGCCCGCGCCATGCCTGGCAGATGCCGCCACTGCCGGTCAAGCTGCTGCTGATCGGCGCCTGCATCGCCGTGTTCTATTTCACCCATCTGTCGTTACGAACCATTGAAGGGGTCGTCGCCCTGCTGGCCAGTGGCTTTGCCCTGAAAACCCTGGAGGTAGGCTCACGCCGTGATGGTCTGGTGGTGATCTTCGCAGGCAGCTTTGTGCTGG
This Pokkaliibacter sp. MBI-7 DNA region includes the following protein-coding sequences:
- a CDS encoding NAD(P)H-flavin reductase; this encodes MIKLECQIVCVDAMSDDVFRVRLQAPDVACPYQAGQYVLLELESGEKPAFSLASSPVNWPQLELHVRVMAGNGLSGRVVERMQEGGSITLHVAAGDAVWQAPLDADIPLIMLAASTGFSQAKSLVETALAEAVPNPIYIYWGAREAADLYWSGLPELWASQHANVHFIPVVSDGLDSDDWQGRTGLVHEAVLADKHDLSRALVWACGSPGMVYAAFDAFTLEGLHKAQIFSDVFAYAPRD
- the ubiD gene encoding 4-hydroxy-3-polyprenylbenzoate decarboxylase, translated to MKYQDLRDFIRELEARGQLKRIKVEVDPYLEMTEICDRTLRAGGPALLFENPKGFDIPVLANLFGTPERVALGMGAENVEALREVGKLLAFLKEPEPPKGFRDAWEKLPIFKQVLNMGPKVVRSAPCQEVVLEGDAVDLHKLPIQTCWPGDAAPLVTWPLVITRGPAKERQNLGIYRQQLIGRNKLIMRWLAHRGGALDFREWCQAHPGERFPVAVALGADPATILGAVTPVPDTLSEYAFAGLLRGSKTEVVKCIGNDLSVPASAEFVLEGYIEPGEMADEGPFGDHTGYYNEVDRFPVFTVERITHRKKPIYHSTYTGRPPDEPAVLGVALNEVFVPILQRQFPEIVDFYLPPEGCSYRLAVVSMKKQYPGHAKRVMLGVWSFLRQFMYTKFVIVVDEDVNTRDWKDVIWAITTRMDPARDTVLIENTPIDYLDFASPVSGLGSKMGMDATNKWPGETQREWGEPIRMDDAVKQRVDDIWQELGIDLT
- the rho gene encoding transcription termination factor Rho, whose product is MNLTELKQKPVQELLEIANQMGLENMARSRKQDVIFAILKSHAKSGEDIYGDGVLEILQDGFGFLRSADSSYLAGPDDIYVSPSQIRRFNLRKGDSISGKIRPPKDGERYFALLKVSEINYDRPEASKNKVLFENLTPLFPNERLLLEQGNGSTEDLTSRVIDLICPIGKGQRALIVSPPKAGKTLMLQTIANSISRNNPECYLIVLLIDERPEEVTEMQRTVRGEVVASTFDEPPARHVQVAEMVIEKAKRLVEHKKDVVILLDSITRLARAYNTVIPSSGKVLTGGVDAHALEKPKRFFGAARNIEEGGSLTIIATALVDTGSKMDDVIFEEFKGTGNAEIHLDRRIAEKRTFPAINIRRSGTRREDLLTSDEELQRMWILRKLLDPMEDAAAIEFVLDKLKDFKTNDEFFLSMKRN
- the trxA gene encoding thioredoxin TrxA, translated to MSEIVNVSDASFEEEVLKAAGPVLVDYWAEWCGPCKMIAPVLAEVAKEYGDRLKVCKLNIDENPDTAPKFGIRGIPTLMIFKDGNVEATKVGALSKSQLSAFLDANL
- the ppx gene encoding exopolyphosphatase; the protein is MVVDTLFSQDTTDSPLVAAIDLGSNSFHMVLARLVQDDIQIVDKMGEKVQLAAGLDDQDHLSEEAIQRGLECMTRFAQRIAGMPKTAVKIVGTNALRAARNREEFILRAEEVMQHPIEVIAGREEARLIYLGAAHALADDKGRRLVIDIGGGSTEFIIGEHFEPMHLESLHMGCVSYNQRFFADGVISDKAFRRAVSAAQRELMTIRNQFRRVGWNSVIGSSGTIKSIEAISVAQGWTTEGITPEALQKLRKKVMTCKHISELKFEGLKPDRQHLLPAGLAILWATFFSLDITVMRKSDGALREGLLYDMLGRMHHEDIREQTVDVQMRRYHVDRRQAARVENSALIALAQVKQHWKLLDEEEFHSLLSWAARVHEMGLAIAHSNFHKHGAYILENADLAGFTKQEQMALASLVRCHRRKISKSVFESLPGNYREACFKLCLLLRLSVLLHRNRNKQRQPAFTLSVDGNKVTVSFPVGWLDSRPLTRDELTEEASYWRDAGMVLEIA
- a CDS encoding CreA family protein gives rise to the protein MKSWQLSTVMLTAVMALGGCSDKNEVGDVSLGLFTTKDIKLEMLSDPKIEGVTCYISHIKADLDLADPSDMSIACRQTGPITLQMLQGIDRSKSGEVIFSTSKSVLFKSLKVRRIYDETNRTLLYVSYSTKESNGSPKHSLSAVPLWGNPVWEQLEQQKREAQSKN